DNA sequence from the Peptoniphilus sp. GNH genome:
GGTAAAAGATGGATATCTTAAAGGGACATAAAAGCAAGATTTTCGCAGCTGTATTCATTGCGATAATAGGAGTAGGATTTGGTGTAATACCTTATTTTTCTGTAGCAGCCATTATTAATAACTTGGTTGCAAAAAATACAAATTTAAATAATTATTATCCATATATTTTTGCTGTATTTCTGGGATTTTTGGCAAGTATATTATTTCATGAAATATCTACTATTATTTCTCATAATCTTGCCTACAGGATTATTGAAGATAAAAGAAAGTTATTAGCTGACAAATTAAGTAAAATTTCTATGGGAGAAGTTGAAAGAAAGAGCAGCGGACAGTGGTCTCAATTTATGGTGGAAACACTTGATAAAATGGAAAAACCGATTGCTCATGTGATTCCAGAAGTTATTGCTAATATATTCATTCCTATAGTATTGATCATAACAATTTTTATAATGGACTGGAGAATAGGAATTGCAAATTTACTTACAATTCCATTGGGATTATTGTTCTCAATGTTAATGATGCGAGGTTATGAAGAAAAATCTAAAAGATACCAAGAAGCAGCTAAAGCTATGAATACGACAATGGTTGAATATGTAAATGGTATTAAAGTTATAAAAGCATTTAATAAATCAGCATCATCATTTGGGAAATTTAGAAAGACTGTTGAAGAGAATAAGAACGCAATGCTTGATTGGTATTTGAGTGTTTGTTTTTCAATGACAGCAACTATGGAAACTATCCCGTCAACTATGGTATTCGTTTTACCAGCTTCCTTGTATTTCTTTATGAAGGGTAGTGTTGAAGTAGGGACTCTTATCATGTGTATATTGCTATCATATGCTTCATATAAACCATTAATAAAAGCTATGAGTCATATGGAAACAATAGCAAATATAAAAGTTGTATTTGAAGAAATAAAAAAAATAATGGAAATTCCTAACTTAAAAAGAGGAGAAGAAGTAAGAGATATAAAATCTTATGATGTAGAGTTTAAAGATGTTACATTTGCATATGAAGAGTCAAAGAATGTATTAAATAATATTTCGTTTAAAGCAAATGAAAATGAGTTAACTGCAATCGTTGGAAATTCAGGTAGTGGAAAGTCTACTATTACAAAACTAATCGCAGGATTTTGGAATGTTTCTAATGGAGAAATTTTAATTGGAAAAACAAATTTGAACGAATTGCCTTTAAAACAGAATATGGAGCTTGTTAGCTATGTGTCGCAAGAAAACTTTCTTTTTAATAAAACAATATTAGAAAATTTAAAGATGGCGAAGGAAGATGCGAGTATGGATGAAATTAAAGAGGCTTGTGAAAAAGCGAGTTGCTATAATTTTATAAAGAGCCTACCAAATGGATATGAAACTATTGTAGGAAAGGGAGGAGCAAATCTTTCTGGAGGAGAAAAGCAAAGAATTGCAATAGCTAGGTGTTTTTTAAAGAATAGTCCTATTGTACTACTTGATGAAGCAACAGCATATTCTGATCCTGACAATGAATCAGTTATTCAACAGTCTATTGATAAGTTAATTAAAGATAAAACAGTGATTATGGTAGCTCACAGGTTATCTACAATTGTAAATGCAAATAAAATAATTGTGGTGGATAATGGAGAAGTAATTGAAGAAGGCACTCATAAACAATTACTAGAGTTAAATGGGAGATACAAAAAAATGTGGGATGTATATACAGAATCTAAAGAAATCGAGGTGATATAAAGTGAGAGAATTGATAAAAACTTTATATGAGGTGTCAGGGTCATATTCAAATAAAATAACAAAAATGCTTATTTTTGATGTATTTAAGGGAGTATTTGAAGGAGTTTCTTTAGGTGCAATTCTATTATGTTTGACCAAAATTTGTGAAAATATATTCACGAACCAAAGCATTTTAATGAAAGATGTGTATATTGTTTTTATTATTGCAGCTATAAGTGTGGTGGGAAAAATTATATTTGGATATCTGGCTGATAAAAACAAATACATTGCTTCGTACAATTTAGGAGCAGAAAATAGATTATATATTGGTGATCGTTTAAAAAATGTAAACATGGGATATTTCAGCACAAATTCTTTAGGGAATATAGCAGGAGCATTGTCAACTGTTATAGGTGAACTTGAAACAATAGGAGTTTTTATTATTGAGCAAATGCTTGTAGGTACAATACAGACACTAATTATGGTTATTTTCATACTACCTTATGATTTTGCAACAGCTATAATTATATTGTTGACTTTGATTGTTGGAACCTTAGTAAACTTATTCACACAAAAAAGCACAGATCAACTAACAGAGAGATTGTTAGGACTTAAATTGGATTTAAGTGAAAAAATGCTTGAGTATGTAAATGGGATAGGAATAACTAAAGCATTTGGAAAAGATAAAAATACAGTCAAGGAACTAAACGAAAGTATTACAAAAAGTCGCAAAGGCTTCCTTGCTGTAGAAAAAATTTTAGTTCCAACACAGTTTTTATTCTTGTTAGTATTTAAACTTGGTATTTGTGTGATAATTTTTAGTTCTATAATAAGATATTTATCAGGGGATATTGAAGTTACTAAAGCTATTATATTAATTGTTATGAGTTTTGTTGTTTTTTCTGGATTTGAATTAGCAGGAAGTATGCAGAGTATTAAGGGTGTTGCTGTACGAAATCTTAATACTGTTATAAATTTAAGAAATTTGCCTGTAATTGAAGAAGGTGAAATGACAGAAGTAGATAAAGCAGAAATATCAATGAACAATATTTCATTTTCTTATGGAAAAGAAAATCTTTTCAATAATCTAAGTATGCTTGTTCCAGATGGAAAAACTACTGCTCTTGTTGGATTTTCAGGAAGTGGTAAAACAACACTTTGCAATTTAATGGCGAGGTTTTGGGATGTAAATTCTGGCGAAGTAAAAGTTGGAAATCTAAATATTAAACAGTACAAGTATGATGAATTGCTTTCAAATTTTAGCTTTGTTTTTCAAGACGTGTATCTTTTTGATGATACCATAAAAAACAATATTAAGTTTGGTAATCCAAATGCAACAGATGAAGAAATGATAGATATTGCCAAAAAAGCTCAGTGCCATGATTTTATTATGAAATTGCCACAAGCTTATGAAACTGTTTTGCAAGAAGGGGGTTCAAATCTATCGGGTGGTGAGCGTCAACGAATTTCTATTGCAAGAGCCATGTTAAAACCGAGTAGGTTTGTAGTTCTTGATGAGGCAACTTCAAGCGTAGATCCAGAAAATGAAAAAGAATTATTGATTGCTTTGAAAAACTTATTAAAAGGCAAAACCGTTATTGTAATTGCACACAAGCTTTCTACTGTAAAAAATGCAGATCAGATAGTTGTTTTAAAAGATGGTGTTATAAAACAAGTAGGAACACATAGTGAACTTGCATCTAAACATGGAATATATAAGGATTTTATTGAAATCAGAAAACAATCTGAAAAGTGGAAGATTTAAATTTGAGTAATAGATCAATCTTAATTTTTGACGAACCTACAAGTGGTTTGGATTTTAAGAATATGAAAAAAGGAGGATGATTTTATGAAACAAGATATGAAAGAACAATTATTAAGCAAAAGACCTATAGACCTACTTTTTCAATTATCTATCCCTGCTGTAATAGGAATGATAGTAATAGGTCTTTATCCACTAATGGATGGAATTTTTGCAGGAAATATTATAGGACAAACTGCAATGACAGCTTGTGGTGTAGCTATGCCACTTACCTTTTTTAATAGTGGAGTATCTACACTCATAGGTGTAGGTTCAGCATCGGTTTTATCAAGAGCTATAGGAAAGGGCGACCAAAAAACAGTTGATAAAATTATGGGGAATTTAATCTTTTGGGTTATTCTATTCTCATCAATTATTACAATAGGCGGAATTTTACTTGCACCACATTTTTTAGATATGGTTGGAGCAAGTGGAGAAATTAAAGAATATGGTATCAGATATTTACGAGTAATTTTTATTGGTTCTTTATTTGTAAACTTTACTCAATCAGCAAACATGGTTATGCGTGGAGAAGGATTAATGAAAAAAGCAATGCTAATTATGGGGCTAGGGGCTTTTTTAAACATAATTCTTGATCCAATTCTAATGAAATTAATGGGAAAATACGCAATAGAAGGGGCTGCACTTGCAACTATTACAGCACAATTCGTTCAAGCGATAATAACACTCCATTACTTCAAATATAAAAGTAAAGCAGTAAAAATAAATAAAATCAAACCTGATCAGGAAATAAAAAAAGAAATGTTTGGCGTAGGGTCATCTGCTATGATGATGCAAATTTTATTTATGATTCAACAAACAATGCTATATAAAATGTCATTTAAATATGGCGGAGATACAAATGCTATCTTGATGGCAGCAACACTTAGAATATATGCCTTTTCATTCATTCCACTTTGGGGAATGAGTCAAGGTTTACAACCTGTAGTTGGTACAAATTTTGGAGCGAAAAAATACGACAGAGTAAAAGAAGCTATGAAAGTATTTTCTATCGGAGGATTAATTCTTGCATCAATATTTTGGATACCAGCATTAGCATTTTCAAAGAATATTCTGTCTTTATTTGGAGTAGAAGAAAGTATTATAACTCAGGGAATAGGAAACTTTAGACTATTTTATTCTATCTTTATTCTATATGGAGTAATGGTAATGACTATAACATTCTTTCAATCAATAGGAAATGCTAAAAAAGCTGGCATAATAGTAATGCTAAGACAGTTATTTTTGTTCGTACCTGCCATGATTGTTTTGCCAATGATATTTGGAGTAAAAGCAGTATGGTTTGCTGAACCCCTTGTAGATTTAATTATGATAATAGCTGGTGTAGTAATGATGTTTGGGGAATTAAATAGGATGGATAAAATTGGTTTGAAAAATTCAAGTAATGAATAATGAGTGGATTGATTTAAAAGAATGGAGGTAAAATATGCAAAAAAATATAATTAAAGTAAATTTACCTTTTTTCTTTGGTTTACGCTGTTTACAAGTTAGATAACTCAGTTAAAAATTAAATAAAATTACTATTAGAAAGAGTTTCTTTCATTCTAGAGGACTAACCATGCCCAAAAGCAGGAGTCCTCCTTTTTTTGTCTGAAAACATAAAGACAAAAAAAGAATGGAGGAAACATAAATGACAAAAGAATATTACCTTTATGTCGGTGGGCAAAAAATCAAAGTAAGTGAGCAGATATACAAAGTCTACTGGCAAGAAAAAGAACACGAAAAGTATTTAGAGCAGGTGGACAAGAAAAACCACTTGCTCTTTTTTTCGTCTCTAAATCACGATGGGAATTTTGTAGATAATCTAGAAGATAAAAATGTTGATGTTGAAAAAGTTGTAGCTACACAAATGATGATTGAAGCACTGAGAAATGCAATGTCAAAGTTAAATAAGGATGAACGAGAAATAATTGAAAGATTATATTTCAATGATGAAACACTTCGTGCAGTAGCAAAGACTCAAAATATATCACATCCTGCTTTAATAAAAAGGCGAGATAAGATTTTAGAAAAACTAAAGAAATTTATAGAAGAAATATAGTTTCTGGTTACCAAAGAGGGCAAATTTTCCTTTATAAAGTGAGGGGAGTTTTGTCCTCTTTCTATTTTAAAAGAAATTTAAACAATATTTGAACCATAACAATTAAATAGACCAAGACAAGACATTAATCATTTTTGGAGCGTGATAACCTATCCGCCAAGATCTTTCTGCTGAATAATTCGGCAAAACAAGTACTGCTAAGCTTAAAGCAAGGGAAGAAGAAAGGGAGCGATAAGTAAGAGTTTGAATATAGGGAGGGATACCCTATTCGCTATGAAGAAAATGAGGATAATGATACTTCTAAGGTTGAAGCCGGCTCATCCTGAACAGAGGCGGAGGTGAGATTCCTATGTTGCTAATCCAAGGCACTTGTCAATGTCAAAAAACTTTAAAAATATTAAAATAAATATTTTAAATATATTATTTGGAGGATTTATGATTAACGAAAATATAAAAGGTGTACGTGTTTCTGAGAAAGCATTTCTAACATTAAAAGAAGCATCTGAATATTTTAATATTGGTCAAGATAAAGTTAGACAATTAACGGATGAAAATGATTGCGATTTTGTATTATTTAATGGAAGTAAGCGTCTTATTAAGAAAAAATTAATGGAAGAATATTTAAATAGACAGTTCTCTATTTAATCTAAAACTATATATAAAACACGCTTAATGCGGTATAATAATTATAGCGTGTCTTTTATCAAAAAAGGAGAATTTTTATGGTAAAAAGACGCAAAGATAGTAAAGGGGTTGTTTTAAAAGACGGTGAATATCAAAGGTCAAATGGCACTTATGAATTTAAGTGGCAAGACAAAATAGGTCGTAGAAAATCTATCTATGCGAAAACTCTAAAAGAATTAAGAGAAAAGGAATTAGATATTTTACGCAATACTATAGATGGAATCAACAACGAAGGAAGTAGCTTGTCTGTAAATGATGCTTTTAAGCTATGGACAAAGGTTAAAAGAGGTTTAAAGGATAATACCTTTAAAAATTACATCTATATGTATCAACAATTTGTAGAACCGACTTTTGGTCGCATTAAACTATCTGATATTAAAAGATCTGATGTTAGAAGTTTTTATAACAGATTAAAGGAAGATCAGGGATTGATGGTTTCTACCATAGATTGTGTCCATACTGTCTTACATCAGGTTTTAGAATTAGCAGTGGATGACGAATATATAAGGTTTAATCCATCTGACAATGCTTTGAAGGAATTGAAAGTAGCTTATCGAAATGAATCTCCGAAGAAAAAAGCCATGACAATAGAAGAACAGGTGCTATTTGAAGAATATTTATCTAATAGTGACGAATATAAAAAATGGTATCCAATATTCATTGTTATGCTTTGGACAGGAATGAGAGTTGGAGAAGTTACAGGATTGCAATGGGACGATCTAGATTTTGATAATGGTCTTATAAATGTAAATAGGACTTTGGTATATTATAGTAAAGGTAAAGGATTAAACAATAGATATGCTATTAATACACCGAAGACAGCATCAGGTAAGCGAAGTATTCCTATGGTTCAAAAAGTAAAAGATGCTTTTCTTATGGAAAGAGAGTTACAAAAGACTTTTGGAATCGAATGTTGTGATTCAATTGATGGATTAAAAGACTTTGTATTTTTAAACAGATTCGGAAAGGTTCACAATAATGGAACACTTAATAAAGCTTTAAGAAGAATTGTTAGAGATTGCAATTTAAGTATAATGGATAAAAATAAATCGAACTCTAATGATATTCTATTAGTTCCACATTTAAGCAATCACATTTTCAGACACACCTTTACTACAAGGCTTAATGAACAAAATATAAATACAAAAGCAATGCAGTCTATTCTAGGTCATTCTGATATTAGTACAACAATGGATATATATGTAGATGCAACAGAAGATTTTAAGATAGAACAGATGGGAGAATTTGAAAAAGCGATGAAATTTATATTTTAGAATTTACGACAGCTTACGACAAATTTACGACAATTTGCTAGAAATCTATAGGCACTTATAGAGAGTTAGCAAATTGTCGTAAATGGAGAAGTACCATAAAATAGACTTTTATAGAGATTTAGACAATTATCTAAGGTAGAGAGGATTTTCCCAACAATGAAGCCAATAGGCCAAGAAAAGGCAGAAAATGGGGATTCATCACAAGAAACTTACGACAAACTCACTACAGAAAAAATCGACTTTTCAAAAGTAAAGGTCGAACCTCTATTTGAGGACTTGGTAGACTTTGAAACTTTCTCAAAATCAGATCTTAGAGTTGTAAAAGTTTTAAACTGCGAAGAAGTTCCAAAATCGAAAAAACTTTTGAAATTTACATTAGATGATGGTTCTGACAAAGAAAGAGTTATTTTATCTGGTATAAAGGAATATTATAGTGCAGAAGTCTTAATTGGAAAGACCCTGCTTGCGATTTGCAATCTTCCTCCACGTAAGATGATGGGAATCGACTCAGAAGGTATGATTATATCTGCAATTTGTGAGTACGATGGAGAAGAAAAACTAAACTTAATAATGTTGGATAATAATATTCCAGCAGGATCAAAATTATATTAAAGAACACGCTAATTATAAAACTGGGGTTTGTTATGAATCCCAGTTTCATTTTTATATGTATTTATGAGAAGGATAATTAGAATAATTTTATTGCCAGTAAGATTAGTATTGAGTTTGCTAATAGACTTTTTCACTTTTATATTAACTTCAAAATCTAAGGAGTTAAAAATAAGAATATAAAAAACTAATTATATGATTGAATATAGCAATAAACGATAGAAAGTAAAAATCTATCGTTTTTTTAGTTTAAGAAATTATTTTAAAAAGCAAAGTATGCTTGACGAAAAAAGTAAAGCAGACTATACTACATATGTAAAGCGAGCTTGCTATTGGAGGAGAAAAATGAAAAATATAATTTCTCAATTAAGAAAACATAATAAAATAACTCAAGAAGAATTGGCAAATGAAGTTGGAGTAACAAGACAGACCATAACTTCCATTGAAACTGGAAAATATATAGCGTCACTACCGTTGGCTTTTAAAATTGCTAAGTTTTTTGATATGAGTATTGAAGAAATATTTAGTATAGAGGAGGATGATTAGGATGAACAAATTAGAAAAATATAAAAAAGAAATAGGATTTAGAATTAATATTTTATTCTTATTATGTATACTTGCATTACTCGCAGTTGTTATTGGCAATTTTTATTTAAAATATAAATTTCCATTAAAAGAAGATATGACAGATTATGTAGTAGGATTTTTTATTGGAATTGAATTAGCATGTGTATTCTATATGTCAATGTTTATTAAAGCATATAGGAATAGAGATATATTGGAAAAGATGTATATTAAAGAAACAGATGAAAGAGTGATGTTAATAAAGATGAAGTCAGGAGCAAATATAATACCTATATTTTCAATGGTTATTGTAATTGTTTCTTTAATTGTAGCATATATAAGTTATGAAGCCTTTTTAGCGTTAATGATAGTTGCAATTGTACAAATAATATTTTCTAAAATATTAAAAATATATTGGTCAAAAAAGATTTAAAAGTATCATAGCAAAGGTATTAGGCGATAGAAATTAAAACTCTATCGCCTTTTTTTATACTCAAAATTAGGAGGTTAAAATGGTAAGGATAAGAAATTAATGGATAGAGAAATGATAAATATAAATGCAAATTTAGTTAAGGAAGCTAAATTTTCAGAATTTGAAAAAGATGGAGAAAATGTTCAAGTAGCAAATTTTGCACTTGTTAAAAAATATGGAAAGAGCAAAGAATATACAAATTGCTCAGTATATGGAGAAAAGGTAGAAATTGTAAAAGAATTTGAAAAAGGAGATCTAATCCATGTCTTTGGATATTTCAAAGAAAATAAAAAAGGAGATAAGGTCTACAAGAATTTTATAGTTAAATCACTAAACAAAATAGAAAATAAGAAAGAAAACGAGGAGGAATAATATGGAATTTTTTACAGCTGGAGTTGGAGTTTTAAAGACACTTGTAACTGCAATTGGTGCAGGTTTAGGAGCATGGGGAGTTATTAACTTAATGGAAGGTTATGGTAATGATAACCCTGGTGCTAAATCTCAAGGTATTAAGCAATTTATGGCAAAATAAGGACGGAATAACACAACAAATTCTCTAAAACAAATCACTAAATCAATGTAAGATTGAATGAAATCAATATTTATACTATAATTAAATAAATCTAATGAAGAGAAAAAGAGGGATATTATGGCACTTAACTATAAACCATTATGGATACAGTTAGCAAAAAAAGGATTAAAGAAAACAGATGTAATAGCTATGGCGGGACTAACAACAAATGTTATGGCACAAATGGGCAAGGATAAACCAATTACATTTAAGAATTTAGAAAGAATATGTAAGGCTCTATCTTGCACTCCTAATGATATTATTAGTTTTGAAGATGAATTTGAAAAAGAGATTTAAATTCTTATAGTTCTTTACACTTGATTTACAAGGGATCAAAGAAAATCTTAATAAGGGTTTCTAAAATTTTATTGAAATAATGTATAATTTGTGATAGCTTACTTACAATTTTAGAATTGTAATCTTTATATAGGGTGTTTTTATATCTTGTCAATGATTTTGTAAATATCTTTTAGATTGGAATCCAAAGTTTTGTGAGTAATTTATTTGAGAATTTACAAAACTTCTTAATACATGACCTGTATGCGTATAATGACATTGACAATAAGACATCTGTGATTATAGATTTTAAATAACTATATAAATTGTAAAAAAGTATAGCACTAATACTAGCAAGAAAATTTATACGAATTTAGTTGACACAACTAAGAAAAATTGCTCCCATTTACGAAATGGTTTATACTTCAAGAGAGGAGGTAAACTAAATTGATGAAAACACTTGGTATGTTAACAATCATCTGCTTAACAGCATCAATTATGATGGTGAATTTTATACTTATTATACCGAAATTTGGCTCGAAGCATTTCGGCGCACCTGATGATAT
Encoded proteins:
- a CDS encoding ABC transporter ATP-binding protein/permease, translated to MDILKGHKSKIFAAVFIAIIGVGFGVIPYFSVAAIINNLVAKNTNLNNYYPYIFAVFLGFLASILFHEISTIISHNLAYRIIEDKRKLLADKLSKISMGEVERKSSGQWSQFMVETLDKMEKPIAHVIPEVIANIFIPIVLIITIFIMDWRIGIANLLTIPLGLLFSMLMMRGYEEKSKRYQEAAKAMNTTMVEYVNGIKVIKAFNKSASSFGKFRKTVEENKNAMLDWYLSVCFSMTATMETIPSTMVFVLPASLYFFMKGSVEVGTLIMCILLSYASYKPLIKAMSHMETIANIKVVFEEIKKIMEIPNLKRGEEVRDIKSYDVEFKDVTFAYEESKNVLNNISFKANENELTAIVGNSGSGKSTITKLIAGFWNVSNGEILIGKTNLNELPLKQNMELVSYVSQENFLFNKTILENLKMAKEDASMDEIKEACEKASCYNFIKSLPNGYETIVGKGGANLSGGEKQRIAIARCFLKNSPIVLLDEATAYSDPDNESVIQQSIDKLIKDKTVIMVAHRLSTIVNANKIIVVDNGEVIEEGTHKQLLELNGRYKKMWDVYTESKEIEVI
- a CDS encoding ABC transporter ATP-binding protein/permease, producing the protein MRELIKTLYEVSGSYSNKITKMLIFDVFKGVFEGVSLGAILLCLTKICENIFTNQSILMKDVYIVFIIAAISVVGKIIFGYLADKNKYIASYNLGAENRLYIGDRLKNVNMGYFSTNSLGNIAGALSTVIGELETIGVFIIEQMLVGTIQTLIMVIFILPYDFATAIIILLTLIVGTLVNLFTQKSTDQLTERLLGLKLDLSEKMLEYVNGIGITKAFGKDKNTVKELNESITKSRKGFLAVEKILVPTQFLFLLVFKLGICVIIFSSIIRYLSGDIEVTKAIILIVMSFVVFSGFELAGSMQSIKGVAVRNLNTVINLRNLPVIEEGEMTEVDKAEISMNNISFSYGKENLFNNLSMLVPDGKTTALVGFSGSGKTTLCNLMARFWDVNSGEVKVGNLNIKQYKYDELLSNFSFVFQDVYLFDDTIKNNIKFGNPNATDEEMIDIAKKAQCHDFIMKLPQAYETVLQEGGSNLSGGERQRISIARAMLKPSRFVVLDEATSSVDPENEKELLIALKNLLKGKTVIVIAHKLSTVKNADQIVVLKDGVIKQVGTHSELASKHGIYKDFIEIRKQSEKWKI
- a CDS encoding MATE family efflux transporter; its protein translation is MKQDMKEQLLSKRPIDLLFQLSIPAVIGMIVIGLYPLMDGIFAGNIIGQTAMTACGVAMPLTFFNSGVSTLIGVGSASVLSRAIGKGDQKTVDKIMGNLIFWVILFSSIITIGGILLAPHFLDMVGASGEIKEYGIRYLRVIFIGSLFVNFTQSANMVMRGEGLMKKAMLIMGLGAFLNIILDPILMKLMGKYAIEGAALATITAQFVQAIITLHYFKYKSKAVKINKIKPDQEIKKEMFGVGSSAMMMQILFMIQQTMLYKMSFKYGGDTNAILMAATLRIYAFSFIPLWGMSQGLQPVVGTNFGAKKYDRVKEAMKVFSIGGLILASIFWIPALAFSKNILSLFGVEESIITQGIGNFRLFYSIFILYGVMVMTITFFQSIGNAKKAGIIVMLRQLFLFVPAMIVLPMIFGVKAVWFAEPLVDLIMIIAGVVMMFGELNRMDKIGLKNSSNE
- a CDS encoding sigma-70 family RNA polymerase sigma factor; protein product: MTKEYYLYVGGQKIKVSEQIYKVYWQEKEHEKYLEQVDKKNHLLFFSSLNHDGNFVDNLEDKNVDVEKVVATQMMIEALRNAMSKLNKDEREIIERLYFNDETLRAVAKTQNISHPALIKRRDKILEKLKKFIEEI
- a CDS encoding excisionase family DNA-binding protein translates to MINENIKGVRVSEKAFLTLKEASEYFNIGQDKVRQLTDENDCDFVLFNGSKRLIKKKLMEEYLNRQFSI
- a CDS encoding site-specific integrase; its protein translation is MVKRRKDSKGVVLKDGEYQRSNGTYEFKWQDKIGRRKSIYAKTLKELREKELDILRNTIDGINNEGSSLSVNDAFKLWTKVKRGLKDNTFKNYIYMYQQFVEPTFGRIKLSDIKRSDVRSFYNRLKEDQGLMVSTIDCVHTVLHQVLELAVDDEYIRFNPSDNALKELKVAYRNESPKKKAMTIEEQVLFEEYLSNSDEYKKWYPIFIVMLWTGMRVGEVTGLQWDDLDFDNGLINVNRTLVYYSKGKGLNNRYAINTPKTASGKRSIPMVQKVKDAFLMERELQKTFGIECCDSIDGLKDFVFLNRFGKVHNNGTLNKALRRIVRDCNLSIMDKNKSNSNDILLVPHLSNHIFRHTFTTRLNEQNINTKAMQSILGHSDISTTMDIYVDATEDFKIEQMGEFEKAMKFIF
- the metG gene encoding methionine--tRNA ligase subunit beta, yielding MKPIGQEKAENGDSSQETYDKLTTEKIDFSKVKVEPLFEDLVDFETFSKSDLRVVKVLNCEEVPKSKKLLKFTLDDGSDKERVILSGIKEYYSAEVLIGKTLLAICNLPPRKMMGIDSEGMIISAICEYDGEEKLNLIMLDNNIPAGSKLY
- a CDS encoding helix-turn-helix transcriptional regulator, whose product is MKNIISQLRKHNKITQEELANEVGVTRQTITSIETGKYIASLPLAFKIAKFFDMSIEEIFSIEEDD
- a CDS encoding single-stranded DNA-binding protein encodes the protein MDREMININANLVKEAKFSEFEKDGENVQVANFALVKKYGKSKEYTNCSVYGEKVEIVKEFEKGDLIHVFGYFKENKKGDKVYKNFIVKSLNKIENKKENEEE
- a CDS encoding helix-turn-helix domain-containing protein; this translates as MALNYKPLWIQLAKKGLKKTDVIAMAGLTTNVMAQMGKDKPITFKNLERICKALSCTPNDIISFEDEFEKEI